In the Streptomyces sp. 3214.6 genome, CCCCCTGGCACCGGTTCCGCCCCCGTTTCCGCCACCCGGAACCGCCCCCGCCCGACGCGTCCGACCGCGCACTGATGGACGTCCTGCTCACCCTCCCCACGCCGTACCGCCGCACGCTCCTCCTCTACGACGGCCTCGGCCTCGACCTCCCGGAGACCGCGGCGGAGACGGAGGCGAGCACGCCCGCCGCCGCGAACCGGCTGCTCCACGCGCGTGCGGCGATCGCGGCGCGGCTGCCCGAGCTGGCGGACCCCGCCGCACTGCACCGCAGGCTCGCCGAGGTGGCGTCCGCCGAACGGCTGCGCGCCGCCAAGCCGCCCACCGTCCGCGTGGGCGGTGAACAGCGGGCCCGCTTCTGGGCGAGGTCTGCGATCGCGTTCACGGTCGCGATCATCGGCGCGACCGCACTGACCCTGCGCACGGCCCCTACGCAGTACGAGGCCCCGGTGCCCCCCGGCGAGAAGGTGCAGGGCGTCCCCCCGCGCGCGGCCGCAGGCCCCCTCTCGAACGCACAGCTGAAGCTCCGGGCAAAGTTGCGCGCGCAAACAGCCCACGGCCCGGAGCGACTGCTCCCGGAGCCGAGGTGACAGCGACCCGGCTGCGGAAACGCCCGTGGGCCCGCCCCCCAAGGGGACGGGCCCACCGACGTACAGCAGACGAACCTCAGCCCGCGGAGAGGATCTCCCGCGCCAGCTTCGCCGTCTCGGTCGGCGTCTTGCCGACCTTGACGCCGGCGGCCTCGAGGGCCTCCTTCTTCGCCGCGGCCGTACCGGAGGAGCCGGAGACGATGGCGCCGGCGTGGCCCATGGTCTTGCCCTCGGGCGCGGTGAAGCCCGCGACGTAGCCGACGACCGGCTTCTTCACGTTGTCCTTGATGAAGGCCGCGGCCCGCTCCTCGGCGTCGCCGCCGATCTCACCGATCATCACGATCAGGTCGGTGTCGGGGTCGGCCTCGAACGCGGCGAGCGCGTCGATGTGCGTGGTGCCGATGACCGGGTCGCCACCGATGCCGACGGCGGAGGAGAAGCCGATGTCACGCAGCTCGTACATCATCTGGTACGTCAGCGTGCCGGACTTCGAGACCAGGCCGATACGGCCCGGCTTGGTGATGTCGCCCGGGATGATGCCGGCGTTCGACTGACCCGGCGTGATGAGACCGGGGCAGTTCGGGCCGATGATCCGGGTCTTGTTGCCCTGGGACACGGCGTACGCGTAGAACGCGGCCGAGTCGTGGACGGCGATGCCCTCGGTGATGACGACGGCGAGGGGGATCTCGGCGTCGATCGCCTCGACCACGGCGGCCTTGGCGAACGCCGGCGGCACGAAGAGGACGGACACGTTGGCGCCCGTCTTCTCGATCGCCTCGGCGACCGTGCCGAAGACCGGGATCTCGGTGCCGTCGATGTCGACGGACGTGCCCGCCTTGCGCGGGTTCACGCCACCGACGATGTTCGTGCCGTCGGCCAGCATGAGCTTGGTGTGCTTCATGCCCGTGGCACCGGTCATGCCCTGGACGATGACCTTGGAGTCCTTGTTGAGGAAGATAGCCATGGCTGTCTGAGTCCCTCTTCCTTACTTCGCAGCCGCGAGCTCGGCGGCCTTGTCGGCCGCGCCGTCCATGGTGTCCACACGCTGGACCAGCGGGTGGTTGGCGTCGGAGAGGATCTGACGACCCAGCTCGGCGTTGTTGCCGTCCAGCCGGACGACGAGCGGCTTGGTGACGTCCTCGCCGCGGTCCTCCAGGAGCTTCAGCGCCTGGACGATGCCGTTGGCGACCTCGTCGCACGCGGTGATGCCGCCGAAGACGTTGACGAAGACGGACTTGACGTCCGGGTCGCCGAGGATGATCTCCAGGCCGTTCGCCATGACGGCCGCGGAGGCGCCGCCGCCGATGTCGAGGAAGTTGGCGGGCTTGACGCCACCGTGGTTCTCACCGGCGTACGCGACGACGTCCAGGGTGCTCATGACGAGACCCGCGCCGTTGCCGATGATGCCGACCTCGCCGTCGAGCTTGACGTAGTTGAGGTTCTTCGCCTTGGCGGCGGCCTCGAGCGGGTTGGCCGACGCGTGGTCGACGAACTCCTCGTGTCCCGGCTGACGGAACTCGGCGTTCTCGTCCAGGGAGACCTTGCCGTCCAGGGCGATGACGTCACCGGAGGCGACCTTGGCCAGCGGGTTGACCTCGACGAGGAGCGCGTCCTCTTCGATGAAGGTCTTCCACAGGGTGACCAGGACGTTCGCGACCTTGTCGGCGACCTCGGCCGGGAAGTTCGCGGCGGCGACGATCTCAGCGGCCTTCTCGGGGGTCACACCCTCGTTGGCGTCGATCGGCGTCTTGGCGACGGCCTCCGGACGGGTGGCAGCCACCTCCTCGATCTCCATGCCGCCCTCGACGGACGCGATGGAGAGGAAGGTGCGGTTGGCACGGTCGAGGAGGAAGGAGACGTAGTACTCCTCCAGGATCTCCGGGGCCGTCTCGGCGATCATCACCTTGTGGACCGTGTGGCCCTTGATGTCCATGCCGAGGATGTCCGTCGCGCGGGCGACGGCCTCGTCCGGGGTGGCGGCGAGCTTCACGCCACCGGCCTTGCCACGGCCGCCGACCTTCACCTGGGCCTTGACGACGGACTTGCCACCGAGCCGCTCGGTGGCTGCGCGGGCCGCCTCAGGCGTGTCGATGACTTCACCGGCCAGCACCGGTACATCGTGCTTGGCGAAGAGGTCCCTCGCCTGGTACTCGAACAGGTCCACGCGCTTCCGTCCCTATCAGTGATCTCGCGGTTCGTTGGATGCGTGGGCGTGCCGCGAAGGGCAACGTGACGTCCGCTAGTCACAGGGGAGGCGCACACGGTGTCCGAGCGCGCGGCATGTCCGTCTCGCAGGTTATCGCTGCTTGCAGGAGGCCCCTAAATCGAGGGTCACACCTGAGCGGTGATACCTGTCACATGATGCCGCCCTCACTGGCACCGCGTGCCGGAGGTGAGGACTCGGGGAAGGGCCTCACCGGGTTGGGGTTGGCCCGGTGAGGCCCTCTGAACAGCCCCTCAGGGGCTCAGGGCCGGTGATCCCCACCCCAATGGGGACCACCCCGCCCCGTCCGCGAGGATTCGGCCGGACGAACCGACGGCTTTCGGCCGTCCGTGGCCTGCCACCTCACGAAGTCGATGACAGATCAGCCGAGACCGACCGCGTAACCCGGGGTGACGGATTCGGCGACGCCCCGGACGCCGGTGACGGCGTGCCCGGCCAGCGGACCGCCGGTGGCCTCGACGGTCCCCGACAGGTCCTGCGCGAAGGTCCCGGCATGACCGGCGACGCCGTACGCCAGTGCGCTGCCGCTGCCGGCGACGGGCCGGACGGTCGTGTCGACCGTGCGGGTGACGATGTCCACGACCGGCTGTACGGCACCGACCACGCCGTGCGCGAACGGCGGGACCTCGCCGACGACTCCACCGGCGAACGGCCGGACGTCGCCCACGACGCCGGACGCCACCGCGCCCGCGTCCACGACGGCCTGCCCCGCGACCGGCACCACGCCGTCCACGACGGTGCGCGCGACGGGCGGCAGCACGGCCCCCGCGGCGTCGCCGGTGACCTGGCCGACCAGGCCGGTGGCGTAGGGCGCGGCCTGCGCGGCGAGACCAGTGGCGTAGGGACGAACGTCGGCGACCGTGCCGGTGGCGACGGACGCCACGCCCTCGACCGTGTGGCCCGCGACGGGCACGGCCCCGGTCACGGCCCCGTGGGCCACGGGGACCACGCCGTCCACGGCGGCGGCCGCCACCGGCGGAACGACCGCGTCCGTGACGTGCTGCTGCTCCAGTTCCGGGGCGAAGGCGGAGAGAGGGCCGAAGAGGTAGTCGACGGCGCTGTCGTCGTCGTGGACGGTGTTGGAGTGGAGGGCCGAGGCCTGCGCCTTCGCACGGGCGGCCTTGGCGCCCTGGATGGCCTTTGCGGCGCCACCCTTCACCTTGGCCACCGTCGAGGCGGCGGGCTTGGCGGTGGGGGTGGCAGTGGTAGTGGTGGCGGCGGTGGCGGTGACCGTGTCGCTGACGGTGCCCTTGAGGGAGTCGGTCACGTCGGTCACGTCGGTCACGTCGGTGGTCGGCACGTCCGGCGTGGACACGGAGGCGGCGGGCAGTTCGTCGGCGCTGGCGACGGCGGACCCGAGGGCCCACGCACCGCTGACACCGGCGGCTACGACGAGGGAACGGCGGATGTTCTTGTTCATGCGTGCGTCAGATCCTTAGAAGGGTTCCGGGACTTCGGACGGGTGGGCAGACCTGCTCCACCCCCGCGCGGCAGGTCTGGGGCGGGGGAAGACCGCCTGTCCCTAGCCGGGGAAGACCGGAATGTCCCGGAACCTGTCCCGTGTCTCGGCCGCGTCGGAACGCACGGCACTGTCGGGCGCCAGCCGCAGCGGCACCCGCTGATACGGCGTGACGGCATGCGCGTCGGCGTGTCGCGACGCGCCGCCGTCGAGCACCGACCCGCCGCCCAGCACGCCATTGCGGTCACCGGCGGGCCCGTGCCGCACAGGCAGGGGGAGGTGGCCGGTGTGGGCGGGCGCGACGCGATGATCTACGCCGTCCGAACCGCCGGTGACAGAGCCCACCGGCCCGTACGACACCGCGCCCTCGGCCGTCGCCCGGTCACCGGCCGCACGGCCGTCCGACGACGGGCTCACCGCCGAATCGGGCGCGGGCGCCTGCACGACGGGCGCCGGAAGCGTCCGCACCGCAAGCGCCGGAAGCCCCGGGAGGGCGGGGATGCCGGGGATGCCGGACAACTCGGAGAGGCCCGGCAGATCGTGGAGGTCGGAGAGGTCCGACACGACGGGCAGCGACGGCAACCTCGGCGACGACGAGACAGGCGGCGCCGGCGTCCTGCCCAACTCCTCGCTCACCGCCGCCACGGCCTCACCGGCGGGCCGTACGACCTTGTCCGGAACCACAGCCGCAGCCGCAGCCGGGGCCTCAGCCGCAGCCGGGCTCTCGACCCGGGTCGTCACGGCAATCGGCGTCGGTACGCCCTCCGCCGCCTGCGCCTGTTCCCCGCAGAGGAACCCGAGCGCGAACAACCCGGCCACCAGCAAAGCGAGTTGCAGCACACGCCGCCCGACCGCCGTGCGCAGGACGCGCAGAGCGGCAACGGGAAGAGCGGTGGGCCAGATCAAGAGGGAAGGTCCTCGGTGCGGCGA is a window encoding:
- a CDS encoding sigma factor-like helix-turn-helix DNA-binding protein, encoding MYFFALPASLTKADKVTNTQEAAPRPQVTVCLTKNPEALPQPLPATPSPVPLTPAQAFDALYAFCAPALVRQTYLLCGRRELARESVERAFQLAWQRWPEVAVDRDPAGWVRATAYEYALSPWHRFRPRFRHPEPPPPDASDRALMDVLLTLPTPYRRTLLLYDGLGLDLPETAAETEASTPAAANRLLHARAAIAARLPELADPAALHRRLAEVASAERLRAAKPPTVRVGGEQRARFWARSAIAFTVAIIGATALTLRTAPTQYEAPVPPGEKVQGVPPRAAAGPLSNAQLKLRAKLRAQTAHGPERLLPEPR
- the sucD gene encoding succinate--CoA ligase subunit alpha → MAIFLNKDSKVIVQGMTGATGMKHTKLMLADGTNIVGGVNPRKAGTSVDIDGTEIPVFGTVAEAIEKTGANVSVLFVPPAFAKAAVVEAIDAEIPLAVVITEGIAVHDSAAFYAYAVSQGNKTRIIGPNCPGLITPGQSNAGIIPGDITKPGRIGLVSKSGTLTYQMMYELRDIGFSSAVGIGGDPVIGTTHIDALAAFEADPDTDLIVMIGEIGGDAEERAAAFIKDNVKKPVVGYVAGFTAPEGKTMGHAGAIVSGSSGTAAAKKEALEAAGVKVGKTPTETAKLAREILSAG
- the sucC gene encoding ADP-forming succinate--CoA ligase subunit beta, whose product is MDLFEYQARDLFAKHDVPVLAGEVIDTPEAARAATERLGGKSVVKAQVKVGGRGKAGGVKLAATPDEAVARATDILGMDIKGHTVHKVMIAETAPEILEEYYVSFLLDRANRTFLSIASVEGGMEIEEVAATRPEAVAKTPIDANEGVTPEKAAEIVAAANFPAEVADKVANVLVTLWKTFIEEDALLVEVNPLAKVASGDVIALDGKVSLDENAEFRQPGHEEFVDHASANPLEAAAKAKNLNYVKLDGEVGIIGNGAGLVMSTLDVVAYAGENHGGVKPANFLDIGGGASAAVMANGLEIILGDPDVKSVFVNVFGGITACDEVANGIVQALKLLEDRGEDVTKPLVVRLDGNNAELGRQILSDANHPLVQRVDTMDGAADKAAELAAAK